In the genome of Criblamydia sequanensis CRIB-18, one region contains:
- a CDS encoding YbjN domain-containing protein: MELTLENIKKILTELGFNPTIQKETKQVFLILTIDIHEYPVFFRILPSGPFLQVVIFFPFQFQPQYFNEISRFLHAVNRFIDWQGFCIEEKLQTIFYRMTVPAFDNKLPGVLTFEKILQTMHNIPKTMNMPLLEVASGAKTSQQMIEIMEKSFQSRSS; encoded by the coding sequence GTGGAACTAACTCTTGAAAATATAAAAAAAATTTTAACCGAGTTAGGCTTTAACCCCACTATTCAAAAAGAAACAAAACAGGTTTTTTTAATTTTAACGATCGATATCCACGAATACCCTGTTTTCTTTAGGATTCTCCCGTCAGGCCCCTTCCTTCAGGTTGTTATTTTCTTTCCCTTTCAGTTTCAACCTCAATATTTTAATGAGATCTCGCGTTTTTTACATGCTGTGAATCGTTTTATTGATTGGCAAGGGTTCTGTATTGAAGAAAAGCTTCAAACCATTTTTTATCGAATGACTGTCCCGGCTTTTGATAATAAGCTTCCCGGGGTGCTGACTTTTGAAAAAATTTTGCAGACGATGCATAATATCCCCAAGACAATGAATATGCCGCTATTAGAAGTGGCATCAGGAGCTAAAACCAGCCAGCAAATGATTGAAATCATGGAAAAAAGCTTCCAATCAAGATCCTCCTAA
- a CDS encoding NAD-dependent epimerase/dehydratase family protein, giving the protein MSKEEAFILGCGYLGLLLAHSLKSKSIYVSASTRNREKAPDLLKHVDKVVFWDHDKKAGDLSKIKNLFFTAAPDGPSSYQETFLDNASFLKENLDQMPNLRHLIFTSSTSVYGDQKGIVSEATLPSPKTESSKILLQTEKKLLCLSESRPLKVTILRLGEIIGPNRMIGDKLKRYENKKIPGTGENITNLIHVDDIVRGINYVLENKLDGIFNLTSSYHVTRKQLYSEACRQKGLQEPLWDLNEETIHGGKRLVTSDKITSLGFRIHKNQLSDFL; this is encoded by the coding sequence ATGTCAAAAGAAGAAGCTTTTATTTTAGGCTGCGGCTATCTAGGGCTTCTTTTAGCGCATTCGCTAAAAAGCAAAAGCATTTACGTATCTGCTTCAACAAGAAATAGAGAGAAGGCGCCCGATTTATTAAAGCATGTGGATAAAGTTGTTTTTTGGGATCATGACAAAAAAGCCGGCGATCTTTCAAAAATAAAAAATCTCTTTTTTACAGCAGCTCCGGACGGACCCTCTTCTTATCAAGAAACTTTTTTGGATAATGCTTCATTTTTAAAAGAAAATTTAGATCAAATGCCAAACCTTCGCCACTTGATTTTTACAAGCAGCACTTCTGTCTATGGCGATCAAAAAGGGATTGTATCTGAAGCAACCCTTCCCTCGCCTAAAACAGAATCTTCAAAAATTCTACTGCAAACTGAAAAAAAACTTCTTTGTCTCTCTGAAAGCCGCCCGCTCAAAGTCACAATTTTAAGGCTTGGAGAAATTATCGGCCCAAATAGGATGATTGGTGACAAATTAAAACGCTATGAAAATAAAAAAATTCCGGGTACGGGTGAAAATATTACGAATCTAATCCACGTCGATGATATCGTTCGAGGGATAAATTATGTTTTGGAAAATAAGCTTGACGGAATTTTTAATCTCACCTCGAGCTATCATGTGACAAGAAAGCAGCTTTATAGCGAAGCTTGCCGTCAAAAGGGTCTACAAGAGCCCTTGTGGGACCTTAATGAAGAGACAATTCATGGGGGCAAACGTCTTGTAACGTCTGATAAAATTACCTCACTTGGATTTAGGATTCACAAAAATCAACTTTCCGACTTTCTTTAA
- a CDS encoding carbon storage regulator, with protein sequence MLVLTRKSEEQIIIGDEEDPIIITVLKIQGGKVSLGIKANKKKYAILRKELCVKDESKDSEDSHKENEEDQKDCEIELKESVTV encoded by the coding sequence ATGCTAGTTTTAACAAGAAAATCTGAAGAACAAATAATCATTGGTGACGAAGAGGATCCTATCATAATTACTGTGCTTAAAATACAAGGTGGAAAAGTCTCTTTAGGCATCAAAGCTAACAAAAAGAAATATGCCATTTTGAGAAAAGAACTTTGTGTGAAAGATGAGTCTAAAGACAGCGAAGACTCTCATAAAGAAAATGAAGAGGATCAAAAAGACTGCGAAATTGAATTAAAAGAAAGCGTCACGGTCTAA
- a CDS encoding putative quorum-sensing-regulated virulence factor, with amino-acid sequence MRPIIYDTETTGVKAEFDRIIEIAAFDPHRNQSFVRFINPGIPIPKEATAIHHITDDMVKEAAPFSIVAKEFIEFCGSDSILVAHNNDGFDIHFLRQEAKRHEITLPEWKFVDTLKWARKYRPDLPRHSLQFLREIYDIPANNAHRALDDCIVLHEVFKRMTDDLPIETIFQLMSSSSESVSLKQVTHMPFGKHQGIPLKEVPKSYLKWLKESGALDKEENASLKLSLESITAG; translated from the coding sequence ATGCGTCCCATTATATACGATACAGAAACAACAGGTGTAAAAGCTGAATTTGATAGGATTATTGAAATCGCAGCTTTTGATCCTCATAGAAATCAATCTTTTGTTCGATTTATTAATCCAGGAATACCCATTCCCAAAGAAGCCACGGCAATTCATCATATCACAGATGACATGGTTAAAGAGGCGGCTCCCTTTTCTATTGTCGCAAAAGAATTTATTGAATTCTGCGGCTCTGATTCAATTCTCGTAGCTCATAATAATGATGGCTTTGATATTCATTTCCTAAGACAAGAAGCTAAACGCCATGAGATTACCCTGCCTGAGTGGAAATTTGTCGACACCCTAAAATGGGCAAGAAAATATCGGCCTGATTTACCGCGCCATTCTCTTCAATTTTTGCGTGAAATTTACGATATTCCTGCAAATAATGCTCACAGGGCGTTGGATGATTGCATCGTTTTACATGAAGTTTTTAAGAGAATGACAGATGATCTTCCTATTGAAACGATTTTTCAACTTATGTCTTCTTCATCTGAATCGGTATCACTAAAACAAGTGACTCACATGCCTTTTGGCAAACATCAAGGAATTCCTCTTAAGGAAGTCCCTAAAAGCTATCTTAAATGGCTAAAAGAAAGCGGCGCTTTAGACAAAGAAGAAAATGCCTCCCTAAAACTAAGCCTCGAATCTATTACGGCAGGTTAA
- a CDS encoding linear amide C-N hydrolase, with protein MLSKVVFSLNLALIFLGKLDACSRIFWDNPINKVAARTMDLYFDEKPLFTLFPRGTPRTGEAGQNSLKWTSKYGTLVITGLEGKLASEGLNEKGLSAHLLYLHDTEYEKRDDRPGISNGIWIQYLLDNFSTVDEAVQSLNEFQVVPTEIIGRKWPVHVSLEDKTGNSAIIEYVKGKIVVHVGPQFTVMTNEPPYELQLKNLNRYRYFGGDLPLPGDIDSVSRFVRCSAFLKTLTEPKSIEDSIGVIFSVIRTVQVPYGAKDTSSNQTEDSWTTRWVSATDVTNLTYYFNSTSLPNIFWVDLQKLNFSKGQPIKSIDVQNSKFVGDISSQFMN; from the coding sequence ATGCTTTCAAAAGTGGTTTTTTCATTAAACTTGGCTTTAATTTTTTTAGGAAAACTTGACGCCTGCTCAAGGATTTTTTGGGATAATCCTATTAATAAAGTAGCCGCTCGCACGATGGACCTATACTTCGATGAAAAGCCCCTATTTACCCTTTTCCCTAGAGGGACTCCTAGGACGGGAGAAGCCGGCCAGAATTCCCTTAAATGGACCTCTAAATACGGAACTCTTGTCATCACAGGGTTAGAAGGAAAGCTTGCCTCGGAAGGCCTCAATGAAAAGGGTCTTTCGGCTCACCTACTTTACTTGCATGATACCGAATATGAGAAAAGAGACGACCGCCCGGGAATTTCCAATGGAATTTGGATTCAATATCTTTTGGATAATTTTTCAACAGTTGATGAAGCGGTCCAATCCTTAAATGAGTTTCAAGTTGTCCCAACTGAGATTATTGGAAGAAAATGGCCTGTCCATGTAAGTCTTGAAGACAAAACAGGCAATTCTGCCATTATTGAATATGTGAAAGGTAAAATTGTAGTCCATGTAGGCCCGCAGTTTACAGTCATGACAAATGAACCTCCCTACGAACTCCAACTAAAAAATTTAAATCGCTACCGCTATTTTGGAGGCGATCTTCCGCTTCCTGGCGACATTGATTCGGTAAGCCGTTTCGTTAGATGTTCAGCCTTTCTAAAAACCTTGACAGAGCCTAAATCGATTGAGGATTCTATCGGGGTTATTTTTAGCGTTATTCGAACTGTTCAAGTGCCTTATGGAGCTAAAGACACCTCTTCCAATCAAACAGAAGATAGTTGGACGACAAGATGGGTTTCGGCAACAGATGTCACAAACCTCACGTATTATTTTAACTCCACTTCTCTTCCAAATATCTTTTGGGTAGATCTTCAGAAACTAAACTTTTCAAAAGGCCAGCCTATTAAATCAATTGATGTGCAAAATTCTAAATTTGTCGGAGACATCTCTTCGCAATTTATGAATTAG